In candidate division KSB1 bacterium, the following are encoded in one genomic region:
- a CDS encoding glycosyltransferase, with amino-acid sequence MNLFFLLISSVTLFLVVVAVIEITLGKRSIRFLKDISPEHDFKGDKVSIVIPARNEEKEIEVALKSVLAQGYNDFEVIVIDDRSTDQTAEILEGIAKRNRKLQVHHISMLPGGWLGKNHALQHGAKQAVGKLLLFADADIVMHPSAIKRAVYYMQKDNLDHRVVGPQLKISGKMLKIALLTFSVNFMLFFQPWKAKNPTSKKFIGGGAFSLMRREAYEAIGTMQALPMSVADDLKLGQLLKQNGFRQEFLAGGDMISLEW; translated from the coding sequence ATGAATTTATTTTTCTTACTTATTTCATCGGTTACGCTGTTTCTAGTAGTTGTTGCTGTCATTGAAATTACACTGGGCAAAAGGTCGATCAGATTTTTGAAAGACATTTCACCTGAACACGATTTTAAGGGAGATAAGGTTTCAATTGTCATCCCTGCGAGAAATGAAGAAAAAGAAATTGAGGTGGCTTTAAAGTCCGTACTGGCTCAGGGCTACAACGATTTTGAAGTCATCGTAATCGATGACCGTTCAACTGACCAAACAGCTGAAATACTCGAAGGCATTGCAAAAAGAAATCGAAAGCTTCAGGTCCATCACATCTCGATGCTTCCTGGTGGCTGGTTAGGAAAAAATCATGCTTTGCAACATGGCGCCAAACAGGCCGTGGGAAAACTGCTGCTTTTTGCAGATGCAGATATTGTTATGCATCCTTCGGCCATCAAACGAGCCGTTTATTATATGCAAAAAGATAATTTAGACCATAGGGTCGTCGGCCCACAACTTAAAATCTCAGGCAAAATGCTCAAAATAGCATTGCTGACTTTTTCAGTAAATTTTATGCTTTTTTTCCAACCTTGGAAAGCTAAGAATCCCACAAGCAAAAAATTTATCGGCGGTGGCGCTTTCAGCTTAATGCGGCGGGAGGCATATGAGGCGATCGGTACGATGCAGGCCCTACCGATGAGTGTCGCTGACGACCTCAAACTCGGTCAGCTCCTGAAACAAAACGGATTCAGGCAAGAGTTTTTGGCAGGCGGGGATATGATTTCTTTGGAATGGTAA